The proteins below come from a single Kitasatospora sp. NBC_00315 genomic window:
- a CDS encoding replication-associated recombination protein A gives MDEPDLFTAAAEDLQAKEPGRAPLAVRMRPRTLDEVAGQRQLLKDGSPLRRLVTGSHGPAATSSVILWGPPGTGKTTLAHVISQAVEGRFVELSAITAGVKEVRAVIEGARRAVGMSGRETVLFLDEIHRFSKAQQDSLLPAVENRWVTLIAATTENPYFSVISPLLSRSLLLTLESLTDEDVRALLHRAVADERGLNHAVALTAEAEDHLVRLAGGDARRALTTLEAAAGAALEKGEAEITLATTETAVNQAAVRYDKDGDQHYDVASALIKSIRGSDVDATLHYLARMIEAGEDPRFIARRLMISASEDIGLADPTALQTAVAAAQAVALIGFPEARIILSQAAIALALAPKSNAAYLAIDAALADVRQGLAGAVPPHLRDAHYGGAGKLGHGQGYQYPHDLPGGIAAQQYAPDTVHGRAYYRPTRHGGEARYADVVEWTRARLNGERETSG, from the coding sequence GTGGACGAACCGGACCTCTTCACCGCAGCCGCCGAGGATCTCCAGGCCAAGGAGCCAGGACGCGCCCCGCTCGCCGTACGGATGCGCCCGCGCACCCTGGACGAGGTGGCCGGGCAGCGGCAGCTGCTCAAGGACGGCTCACCCCTGCGCCGCCTGGTCACCGGCTCGCACGGCCCGGCCGCGACCAGCTCGGTGATCCTCTGGGGCCCGCCCGGCACCGGCAAGACCACCCTGGCTCACGTGATCAGCCAGGCCGTCGAGGGCCGCTTCGTCGAGCTGTCCGCGATCACCGCCGGGGTCAAGGAGGTGCGCGCCGTCATCGAGGGCGCGCGCCGCGCGGTCGGCATGAGCGGCCGGGAGACGGTGCTCTTCCTGGACGAGATCCACCGCTTCTCCAAGGCCCAGCAGGACTCGCTGCTCCCGGCGGTCGAGAACCGCTGGGTCACCCTGATCGCCGCCACCACCGAGAACCCGTACTTCTCGGTGATCTCGCCGCTGCTCTCCCGTTCGCTGCTGCTCACCCTCGAATCGCTCACCGACGAGGACGTGCGCGCCCTGCTGCACCGCGCGGTGGCGGACGAGCGGGGCCTGAACCACGCGGTGGCGCTGACCGCCGAGGCCGAGGACCACCTGGTCCGCCTCGCCGGCGGCGACGCCCGGCGGGCGCTGACGACGCTGGAGGCGGCGGCCGGCGCGGCGCTGGAGAAGGGCGAGGCCGAGATCACCCTGGCGACCACCGAGACGGCCGTCAACCAGGCCGCGGTGCGGTACGACAAGGACGGCGACCAGCACTACGACGTGGCCAGCGCGCTGATCAAGTCGATCCGGGGCAGCGACGTGGACGCCACGCTGCACTACCTGGCGCGGATGATCGAGGCGGGGGAGGACCCGCGCTTCATCGCCCGGCGGCTGATGATCTCGGCCAGCGAGGACATCGGCCTCGCCGATCCGACCGCCCTGCAGACGGCGGTGGCGGCCGCCCAGGCGGTGGCCCTGATCGGCTTCCCGGAGGCACGGATCATCCTCTCCCAGGCCGCCATCGCGCTCGCGCTGGCGCCCAAGTCGAACGCGGCGTACCTCGCCATCGACGCGGCGCTGGCGGACGTCCGGCAGGGGCTGGCGGGCGCCGTGCCGCCGCACCTGCGGGACGCGCACTACGGCGGGGCGGGCAAGCTCGGCCACGGCCAGGGCTACCAGTACCCGCACGACCTGCCGGGCGGCATCGCCGCGCAGCAGTACGCGCCCGACACGGTGCACGGCAGGGCCTACTACCGGCCGACCAGGCACGGCGGCGAGGCCCGGTACGCCGACGTGGTGGAGTGGACCCGGGCCCGGCTGAACGGTGAGCGGGAAACGAGTGGCTGA
- the rpsD gene encoding 30S ribosomal protein S4: MANQKRPKVKIARALGIPLTPKSVKYFEARPYPPGQHGRGRKQNSDYKVRLLEKQRLRAQYDLSEKQMARAFDRAKKAEGKTGEALVADLEVRLDSLVMRSGIARTIYQARQMVVHGHIEVNGGKVNKPSYQLKPGFVVTVRDRSKEKVPFQVAREGGYAGEGQTPKYLEVNLKALAFRLDRAPQRREVPVICDEQLVVEYYSR, from the coding sequence ATGGCGAACCAGAAGCGCCCCAAGGTCAAGATTGCCCGTGCCCTGGGCATTCCGCTGACCCCGAAGTCCGTCAAGTACTTCGAGGCCCGCCCGTACCCGCCCGGCCAGCACGGCCGTGGCCGCAAGCAGAACTCGGACTACAAGGTCCGTCTGCTCGAGAAGCAGCGTCTGCGCGCCCAGTACGACCTGAGCGAGAAGCAGATGGCCCGCGCGTTCGACCGCGCGAAGAAGGCCGAGGGCAAGACCGGTGAGGCGCTTGTCGCCGACCTGGAGGTGCGCCTCGACTCGCTGGTGATGCGTTCGGGTATCGCCCGCACCATCTACCAGGCCCGTCAGATGGTCGTCCACGGCCACATCGAGGTCAACGGCGGCAAGGTCAACAAGCCGTCGTACCAGCTGAAGCCGGGCTTCGTCGTGACCGTTCGCGACCGTAGCAAGGAGAAGGTCCCGTTCCAGGTCGCCCGTGAGGGTGGCTACGCGGGCGAGGGCCAGACCCCGAAGTACCTCGAGGTCAACCTCAAGGCCCTGGCGTTCCGCCTGGACCGCGCCCCGCAGCGTCGTGAGGTCCCCGTGATCTGTGACGAGCAGCTGGTCGTCGAGTACTACTCGCGCTGA
- a CDS encoding tetratricopeptide repeat protein — translation MTTTRGSAEEYTRAQFYFDSKAYADAARILDPLVAEEPANLAARLLLARSLYHSAQLSRAAGQLRRILEQDPAEDYAQLMLGRTLQRQGRPAEARAHLRLAAAMGAETA, via the coding sequence ATGACCACCACACGCGGCAGCGCCGAGGAGTACACCCGCGCGCAGTTCTACTTCGACTCGAAGGCGTACGCGGACGCCGCCCGGATCCTCGACCCACTGGTGGCCGAGGAGCCGGCGAACCTCGCGGCCCGCCTGCTCCTCGCCCGCAGCCTGTACCACTCCGCCCAGCTGTCCAGGGCCGCCGGGCAACTGCGCCGGATCCTGGAGCAGGACCCGGCGGAGGACTACGCGCAGCTGATGCTCGGCCGCACCCTCCAGCGCCAGGGCCGGCCCGCCGAGGCGCGGGCGCACCTGCGCCTGGCCGCCGCGATGGGCGCCGAGACGGCCTGA
- a CDS encoding regulator, producing MSSESTTAGRRDTTIGSLPAEVTSFVGRQEELTTLAGLLGRARLVTVTGPGGVGKSRLAVRAAAGAADRFPDGVWLVEVAEVQDSLLLGHAVLEALRLTDSTARPPLDVLIEQLAGRRLLLVLDGCEHLVAACAELANGLLQAVPGLRVLATSRESLQTAGEHLLPVAPLPVGPCPADRTAPNAPGGRCRPGRRPDAVLLFVDRARAVLPTFTLTAANEAEITQLCRRLDGIPLAVELAAGRLRALSVEQITARLDDRFRLLTGGSRSALPRHQTLRTTIGWSHELCTVQERLLWARLSVFAGGFELEAAEYVCAGDGIEAEEMLELVADLVAKSVVLREDSRFGVRYRMLDTLREYGGQWLRATGDEQRLLRRHRDWYLGVATWGEVEWFGPRQPETAERTRLAHPNLRAALEFCLAEPGEEQIALLLAGTLWFYWVGCGHLGEGRHWLDRALALAPEPTEARAKALWVTGYMATLQGDLHRAGPALEECRRQALETGDDRALAYAVHRQGCAALIGDEPARAAELFEEALWHYNALGELNSNVLMAMFELGIAHLFQGETETGELWIGRVRELCEEHGEQWAYAYGLYAMAYGQWLDGDVRLARAYARECVRLNYTFRDLLGIVLGMEVLALLETEPAGPGEEYDLVEARVLQGAAHRIWQGVGKPFFGSHTFNGAHLECEARARAGLTEQEFSEAFEHGSGLNLAEAVRRALGGEDRPGGPGHLPCPRPAPCSPSPAPACRP from the coding sequence TTGTCCAGCGAGTCAACGACAGCGGGGCGGCGGGACACGACGATCGGCAGCCTGCCGGCGGAGGTCACCAGCTTCGTCGGGCGGCAGGAGGAACTCACCACCCTCGCCGGTCTCCTGGGCAGAGCCCGGCTGGTGACGGTGACCGGCCCCGGGGGTGTCGGCAAGAGCCGGCTGGCCGTCCGCGCGGCGGCCGGCGCCGCCGACCGGTTCCCGGACGGCGTCTGGCTGGTCGAGGTCGCCGAGGTCCAGGATTCGCTGCTGCTCGGCCATGCCGTGCTGGAGGCCCTGCGGCTGACCGACTCGACGGCCCGGCCGCCGCTGGACGTCCTGATCGAGCAACTGGCCGGCCGGCGGCTGCTGCTGGTGCTGGACGGCTGCGAGCACCTGGTGGCGGCCTGCGCCGAGCTGGCCAACGGGCTGCTCCAGGCGGTGCCGGGGCTGCGGGTGCTGGCGACCAGCAGGGAGTCGCTGCAGACCGCGGGCGAGCACCTGCTGCCGGTGGCGCCGCTTCCCGTCGGTCCCTGCCCGGCCGACCGGACCGCGCCGAACGCACCGGGCGGCCGGTGCCGGCCGGGGCGGCGGCCCGACGCGGTGCTGCTGTTCGTCGACCGCGCCCGGGCCGTGCTGCCCACGTTCACGCTGACCGCCGCCAACGAGGCGGAGATCACCCAGCTCTGCCGCCGGCTGGACGGCATCCCGCTGGCCGTGGAGCTGGCGGCCGGCCGGCTGCGGGCCCTGTCGGTGGAGCAGATCACCGCCCGTCTGGACGACCGCTTCCGGCTGCTCACCGGGGGCTCGCGCAGCGCGCTGCCGCGCCACCAGACGCTCCGGACGACCATCGGCTGGAGTCACGAGCTCTGCACGGTGCAGGAACGTTTACTCTGGGCCCGCCTCTCGGTCTTCGCGGGCGGCTTCGAGCTGGAGGCCGCCGAGTACGTCTGCGCGGGGGACGGCATCGAGGCCGAGGAGATGCTGGAGCTCGTCGCCGATCTGGTGGCCAAGTCGGTGGTGCTCCGCGAGGACAGCCGCTTCGGCGTGCGGTACCGCATGCTGGACACCCTGCGCGAGTACGGCGGCCAATGGCTGCGTGCCACCGGCGACGAGCAGCGGCTGCTGCGGCGCCACCGCGACTGGTACCTGGGCGTGGCCACCTGGGGAGAGGTCGAGTGGTTCGGCCCCCGTCAGCCGGAGACCGCCGAGCGCACCCGGCTCGCCCACCCCAATCTGCGCGCGGCGCTGGAGTTCTGCCTGGCCGAGCCGGGCGAGGAGCAGATCGCCCTGCTGCTGGCCGGCACCCTGTGGTTCTACTGGGTCGGCTGCGGACACCTGGGCGAGGGCCGGCACTGGCTCGACCGGGCGCTCGCGCTCGCGCCCGAACCGACCGAGGCCAGGGCGAAGGCCCTCTGGGTGACCGGCTACATGGCCACCCTGCAGGGCGATCTGCACCGGGCCGGGCCCGCCCTGGAGGAGTGCCGGCGCCAGGCGCTGGAGACCGGCGACGACCGCGCCCTCGCGTACGCCGTCCACCGGCAGGGCTGCGCGGCGCTGATCGGCGACGAGCCGGCCCGCGCCGCCGAGCTGTTCGAGGAGGCGCTCTGGCACTACAACGCACTCGGCGAGCTCAACAGCAACGTGCTGATGGCGATGTTCGAGCTGGGCATCGCCCACCTCTTCCAGGGCGAGACCGAGACCGGCGAGCTCTGGATCGGCCGCGTCCGGGAGCTGTGCGAGGAGCACGGCGAGCAGTGGGCGTACGCGTACGGGCTCTACGCGATGGCGTACGGGCAGTGGCTGGACGGGGACGTGCGGCTGGCGCGGGCCTACGCGCGCGAGTGTGTGCGGCTCAACTACACCTTCCGCGACCTGCTGGGGATCGTGCTGGGCATGGAGGTGCTGGCCCTGCTGGAGACGGAGCCGGCCGGGCCCGGGGAGGAGTACGACCTGGTGGAGGCCCGGGTGCTGCAGGGCGCGGCGCACCGGATCTGGCAGGGCGTGGGCAAGCCGTTCTTCGGCTCGCACACGTTCAACGGCGCGCACCTGGAGTGCGAGGCCCGGGCCAGGGCCGGGCTGACCGAGCAGGAGTTCAGCGAGGCCTTCGAGCACGGCAGCGGGCTGAACCTGGCGGAGGCGGTCCGCCGGGCCCTGGGCGGCGAGGACCGCCCCGGCGGCCCGGGGCACCTGCCGTGCCCGCGCCCGGCGCCGTGCTCGCCCTCACCGGCGCCGGCCTGCCGGCCGTGA
- a CDS encoding DUF948 domain-containing protein gives MSVGELAGLLVAVFWAVLVTLLAVVLVRLARVLKEATALVSAVTEQAVPLLAEAGAAVRSANEQLERVDEITANVQDAAANANALSSTVAATFGGPLVKVAAFSYGVRKAVARHNGAAALPQQQSEREALARLVRAEVRAATAPRGGLLARVRRAVRG, from the coding sequence GTGTCCGTGGGAGAGCTGGCCGGCCTGCTCGTGGCCGTGTTCTGGGCCGTCCTGGTCACCCTGCTCGCGGTCGTCCTGGTACGTCTCGCCCGGGTGCTCAAGGAGGCCACCGCGCTGGTCTCCGCCGTGACCGAGCAGGCGGTGCCGCTGCTGGCCGAGGCCGGAGCCGCCGTCCGCAGCGCGAACGAGCAGCTGGAGCGGGTGGACGAGATCACCGCCAACGTGCAGGACGCCGCCGCCAACGCCAACGCCCTCTCCTCCACCGTCGCCGCCACCTTCGGCGGCCCGCTGGTCAAGGTCGCCGCCTTCAGCTACGGCGTGCGCAAGGCCGTGGCCCGGCACAACGGCGCCGCCGCCCTCCCGCAGCAGCAGAGCGAGCGCGAGGCACTGGCCCGGCTGGTCAGGGCCGAGGTACGGGCGGCCACGGCGCCGCGCGGCGGCCTGCTCGCCAGGGTCCGGCGCGCGGTGAGGGGCTGA
- a CDS encoding DUF6167 family protein has translation MVRRIFWMAVGAGATVWAMNKANEAVHRLTPDSLSGTAARGALHLGDAARRFAGDVRAGMAEREEQLRGDLGLDGTAVVEPRRRARRGEPEYRAISAAPGSPAAALPPSSSARTTRSAIEQTPRRALPPRGSDRKDQ, from the coding sequence ATGGTGCGACGCATCTTCTGGATGGCGGTCGGCGCCGGCGCCACCGTCTGGGCCATGAACAAGGCCAACGAGGCCGTGCACCGGCTCACCCCGGACAGTCTCTCCGGTACGGCCGCGCGCGGCGCCCTGCATCTGGGTGACGCGGCCCGGCGCTTCGCCGGTGACGTCCGGGCGGGCATGGCGGAGCGCGAGGAGCAGCTGCGCGGTGACCTCGGGCTGGACGGCACCGCCGTCGTCGAGCCGCGCCGCCGCGCACGGCGCGGCGAGCCCGAGTACCGAGCTATCTCGGCGGCGCCCGGCAGCCCGGCCGCCGCCCTGCCTCCGTCCAGCAGTGCCCGTACCACCCGATCAGCCATCGAACAGACGCCCCGACGCGCGCTACCGCCGCGGGGCAGCGACCGGAAGGACCAATAA
- the alaS gene encoding alanine--tRNA ligase: MESAEIRRRWLRFFEERGHTVVPSASLVADDPTLLLVNAGMVPFKPYFLGEVKPSYSRATSVQKCVRTPDIEEVGKTTRHGTFFQMCGNFSFGDYFKEGAITYAWELLTSSVAEGGYGLEPEKLWITVYQDDDEAEKIWRDKIGVPSERIQRLGKADNFWSMGVPGPCGPCSEINYDRGPAYGEEGGPAVNGERYMEIWNLVFMQYERGAGTGKDDFPILGDLPNQNIDTGLGLERLATILQGVDNLFEIDTTRMILGRAADLTGHSYGAGEKADVSLRVVSDHIRTSVMLVGDGVTPGNEGRGYVLRRILRRAIRNMRLLGATEPVARSLAEVTIEAMGPQYPELFAEKNRIVTVIVAEEASFLQTLRSGTTILDTAVAETKSTGSVVIAGDKAFQLHDTYGFPIDLTLEMAAEQGLSVDEDGFRSLMKEQRDRAKADARAKKHGHADVSAYRAVADRSGATVFTGYTESHGEATVVGLLVDGVPAPAAHEGDDIELVLDRTPFYAEGGGQLADQGRIRLDSGAVVEVRDVQTPVPGVVVHKGRVVVGEVLVGAGAFTQIDLERRRSIARAHSATHLTHQALRDALGPTAAQAGSENAPGRFRFDFGSPAAVPGSVLVDVEQKINEVLVRELDVTAEVMTMDQARKSGAIAMFGEKYGDAVRVVTIGDFSKELCGGTHVGNTAQLGLVKLLGESSIGAGVRRVEALVGVDAYKFLAREHTVVSQLTELVKGRPEELPEKISGMLAKLKDAEKEIERFRAEKVLAAAAGLADSAQDVNGVSVVAARVSDGTGADDLRKLVLDVRARLGSRPAVVAAFTVVNDRPLTVIATNEDARTRGVKAGELVRVAAKTLGGGGGGKDDVAQGGGTDPAAVDQAIAAVRGLVAERAS; this comes from the coding sequence ATGGAGTCGGCTGAGATCCGCCGCCGCTGGCTGCGCTTCTTCGAGGAGCGCGGACACACCGTCGTTCCGTCGGCGTCCCTGGTCGCCGACGACCCCACCCTGCTGCTGGTCAACGCCGGCATGGTGCCCTTCAAGCCGTACTTCCTGGGCGAGGTCAAGCCCTCCTACAGCCGCGCCACCAGCGTGCAGAAGTGCGTCCGCACCCCGGACATCGAAGAGGTCGGCAAGACCACCCGCCACGGCACGTTCTTCCAGATGTGCGGCAACTTCTCCTTCGGCGACTACTTCAAGGAGGGGGCGATCACCTATGCGTGGGAGCTGCTGACCTCCTCCGTCGCCGAGGGCGGTTACGGCCTGGAGCCCGAGAAGCTCTGGATCACCGTCTACCAGGACGACGACGAGGCCGAGAAGATCTGGCGGGACAAGATCGGCGTCCCCTCCGAGCGCATCCAGCGCCTGGGCAAGGCCGACAACTTCTGGTCGATGGGCGTGCCCGGCCCCTGCGGCCCGTGCTCGGAGATCAACTACGACCGCGGCCCCGCCTACGGCGAGGAGGGCGGCCCGGCCGTCAACGGCGAGCGTTACATGGAGATCTGGAACCTGGTCTTCATGCAGTACGAGCGCGGCGCCGGCACCGGCAAGGACGACTTCCCGATCCTGGGCGACCTGCCGAACCAGAACATCGACACCGGTCTCGGCCTGGAGCGCCTGGCCACCATCCTTCAGGGCGTCGACAACCTCTTCGAGATCGACACCACCCGGATGATCCTCGGCCGTGCCGCCGATCTGACCGGCCACAGCTACGGCGCCGGCGAGAAGGCCGACGTCTCGCTCCGGGTGGTCTCCGACCACATCCGCACCTCGGTGATGCTGGTCGGCGACGGCGTCACCCCCGGCAACGAGGGCCGCGGCTACGTGCTGCGCCGCATCCTGCGCCGCGCGATCCGCAACATGCGCCTGCTGGGCGCCACCGAGCCGGTCGCCAGGTCGCTGGCCGAGGTGACCATCGAGGCGATGGGCCCGCAGTACCCGGAGCTGTTCGCCGAGAAGAACCGGATCGTGACCGTCATCGTCGCCGAGGAGGCCTCCTTCCTCCAGACGCTGCGCAGCGGCACCACGATCCTGGACACGGCGGTCGCCGAGACCAAGTCGACCGGTTCCGTCGTGATCGCCGGCGACAAGGCCTTCCAGCTGCACGACACCTACGGCTTCCCGATCGACCTCACCCTGGAGATGGCCGCCGAGCAGGGCCTCTCGGTGGACGAGGACGGCTTCCGCAGCCTGATGAAGGAGCAGCGGGACCGCGCCAAGGCCGACGCCCGGGCCAAGAAGCACGGCCACGCGGACGTCTCCGCCTACCGCGCCGTGGCCGACCGCTCCGGCGCCACCGTCTTCACCGGCTACACCGAGTCGCACGGCGAGGCCACCGTGGTCGGCCTGCTGGTCGACGGCGTCCCGGCGCCGGCCGCGCACGAGGGCGACGACATCGAACTCGTGCTGGACCGCACCCCGTTCTACGCCGAGGGCGGCGGCCAGCTCGCCGACCAGGGCCGGATCCGGCTGGACTCCGGCGCGGTGGTCGAGGTCCGCGACGTCCAGACCCCGGTGCCCGGCGTGGTCGTGCACAAGGGCCGGGTCGTGGTCGGCGAGGTGCTGGTCGGTGCCGGCGCCTTCACCCAGATCGACCTGGAGCGCCGCCGGTCCATCGCCCGCGCGCACTCGGCCACCCACCTGACCCACCAGGCGCTGCGTGACGCGCTCGGTCCGACGGCCGCCCAGGCCGGCTCCGAGAACGCCCCCGGCCGCTTCCGCTTCGACTTCGGATCGCCCGCCGCCGTGCCCGGCAGCGTGCTGGTCGACGTCGAGCAGAAGATCAACGAGGTGCTGGTCCGCGAGCTGGACGTCACCGCCGAGGTCATGACGATGGACCAGGCCCGCAAGTCCGGCGCCATCGCGATGTTCGGCGAGAAGTACGGCGACGCCGTGCGCGTGGTCACCATCGGCGACTTCTCCAAGGAGCTGTGCGGAGGCACGCACGTCGGCAACACCGCCCAGCTGGGCCTGGTGAAGCTGCTCGGCGAGTCCTCGATCGGTGCCGGTGTGCGCCGGGTCGAGGCGCTGGTCGGCGTCGACGCGTACAAGTTCCTGGCCCGGGAGCACACCGTGGTCTCCCAGCTCACCGAGCTGGTCAAGGGCCGCCCGGAGGAGCTGCCGGAGAAGATCTCCGGCATGCTCGCCAAGCTGAAGGACGCGGAGAAGGAGATCGAGCGCTTCCGCGCCGAGAAGGTCCTCGCCGCGGCCGCCGGCCTGGCCGACTCCGCCCAGGACGTGAACGGCGTCTCGGTGGTGGCCGCCCGGGTCTCCGACGGCACCGGCGCCGACGACCTGCGCAAGCTCGTCCTGGACGTCCGGGCCCGGCTGGGTTCGCGTCCGGCCGTGGTCGCCGCCTTCACCGTGGTGAACGACCGCCCGCTGACCGTGATCGCCACCAACGAGGACGCCCGCACGCGCGGCGTCAAGGCCGGCGAGCTGGTCCGGGTCGCGGCCAAGACCCTCGGCGGCGGCGGTGGCGGCAAGGACGACGTCGCCCAGGGCGGCGGTACCGACCCGGCCGCCGTGGACCAGGCCATCGCCGCGGTGCGCGGGCTGGTCGCGGAGCGCGCCTCCTGA
- the ruvX gene encoding Holliday junction resolvase RuvX, translating to MTEQPLDERPPWRRGRRISVDVGDARIGVASCDPDGLIATPVETVPAGGRSQARIAAIAEEYDAVEVIVGLPRSLSGKEGPAAAKVRLYAGQLAARLAPVPVRLVDERMSTVTATQGLRASGVKARKGRSVVDQAAAVVILQSALEAERVSGRPPGESVVPVI from the coding sequence ATGACCGAGCAGCCCCTGGACGAGCGTCCGCCCTGGCGCCGGGGCCGGCGGATCTCCGTCGACGTCGGCGACGCCCGGATCGGGGTCGCCTCCTGCGACCCCGACGGGCTGATCGCCACCCCGGTCGAGACGGTCCCGGCCGGGGGCCGCTCGCAGGCGAGGATCGCGGCCATCGCCGAGGAGTACGACGCGGTGGAGGTCATCGTCGGCCTGCCCCGCTCGCTCAGCGGCAAGGAGGGGCCGGCGGCGGCCAAGGTCCGGCTGTACGCCGGGCAGCTCGCCGCCAGGCTGGCCCCGGTGCCGGTGCGGCTGGTCGACGAGCGGATGTCGACCGTCACCGCGACCCAGGGGCTGCGCGCCTCCGGCGTGAAGGCCAGGAAGGGCCGCTCGGTGGTCGACCAGGCCGCCGCCGTGGTGATCCTGCAGAGCGCTCTTGAGGCCGAACGGGTGAGCGGCAGGCCGCCCGGCGAGAGCGTCGTGCCGGTCATCTGA